A genome region from Chlorogloeopsis sp. ULAP01 includes the following:
- a CDS encoding PatU, translated as MNSDSESLQNYFLSWLLTDSDNPRDFNKVERKDTHGAENPLQRATAFPSSSQESELKLQNFRLGEIPTVQERFQAVLKRRLQSQTESQPPLFPWETQITDYPEYLDEPAVVLVPTWGWAAQQSNLDLPILLPDSIFRQLLDKCQALITSSSLLGPKLIQAVENFFPNEFQTLNNLAGVVLTGATRSKKIKLPSLAGDYADLQPRQQMLLSLLAAKQLLESLTLYVSNTEPLVRQWLTSLGVLNLSVEYQLQGQVGTLRVQGDLPSKGSIKIQGNGSQIKAQSSTPGCLSVELGGVQLNQTYTLTIELKEIDQQPLSFVIIPTS; from the coding sequence ATGAATAGTGACTCAGAATCCTTACAAAACTATTTTTTATCTTGGTTATTGACAGATTCTGACAACCCAAGAGATTTTAATAAAGTAGAACGTAAGGACACCCACGGAGCGGAAAACCCTCTCCAGAGAGCTACTGCATTTCCAAGTAGTTCTCAAGAGTCGGAATTAAAGCTCCAGAACTTTCGATTGGGAGAAATTCCTACTGTGCAAGAACGTTTTCAAGCTGTTCTCAAACGTCGGCTCCAAAGTCAAACTGAGAGCCAACCACCTTTATTTCCTTGGGAAACTCAAATCACGGACTATCCGGAGTATTTAGACGAGCCAGCTGTTGTATTAGTTCCTACTTGGGGGTGGGCAGCACAACAGTCGAATCTCGATCTGCCAATACTTCTACCGGATAGTATTTTCCGGCAATTGCTTGATAAATGTCAAGCATTGATAACATCTTCGTCGCTGTTAGGGCCAAAATTAATTCAGGCTGTAGAAAACTTTTTCCCTAACGAATTCCAAACATTAAACAATTTGGCTGGAGTGGTGCTAACAGGTGCGACTCGTAGTAAAAAAATCAAGTTGCCATCATTGGCAGGCGACTATGCGGATTTACAGCCACGCCAGCAGATGTTGTTGTCATTGTTGGCAGCAAAACAACTGCTAGAGAGTCTGACTCTGTATGTTTCAAACACTGAACCTTTAGTCAGACAATGGCTAACTAGCTTAGGTGTTTTAAACTTGAGTGTAGAATACCAACTTCAAGGTCAAGTAGGTACACTCAGGGTTCAAGGTGATTTACCCTCCAAAGGGTCAATAAAAATTCAAGGAAATGGCTCGCAAATTAAAGCACAGAGTTCAACTCCAGGTTGCTTGAGTGTCGAACTAGGTGGCGTGCAGCTCAACCAAACTTACACTCTGACAATAGAGTTGAAAGAAATAGATCAACAGCCATTGTCGTTTGTGATTATTCCCACCTCGTAG
- a CDS encoding photosystem I reaction center protein subunit XI, which produces MAQAVDASKNSPSDPRNREVVFPAFRDPQVGNLETPINSSPFVKWFIGNLPAYRPGITTFRRGLEIGMAHGYWIFGPFAKLGPLRNTVNANLAGLLGALGLIVILTGALSLYANSNPPQPVKSVTIPNPPEAFQSNEGWNGFASAFLIGGIGGAVTAYFLTTNLGLIQGLFG; this is translated from the coding sequence ATGGCGCAAGCAGTTGATGCATCAAAAAATTCTCCAAGCGATCCCAGAAATAGGGAAGTAGTTTTTCCAGCATTCCGCGATCCACAAGTTGGGAACCTAGAAACACCAATTAATTCTTCTCCCTTTGTGAAGTGGTTCATTGGTAACTTACCAGCCTATCGCCCTGGAATTACTACCTTTAGAAGGGGTTTAGAAATAGGCATGGCTCATGGTTACTGGATTTTTGGCCCCTTTGCTAAATTAGGCCCGCTGCGGAACACGGTTAATGCTAACTTAGCTGGCTTACTTGGAGCTTTGGGCTTAATTGTGATTTTGACTGGTGCCTTATCTCTTTATGCTAATAGCAATCCTCCTCAGCCAGTTAAGAGTGTAACTATACCGAATCCTCCTGAAGCTTTCCAATCCAATGAAGGCTGGAATGGTTTTGCTAGTGCTTTCTTAATTGGTGGTATTGGCGGTGCAGTAACAGCCTACTTTTTAACTACCAATTTGGGACTAATTCAAGGTTTGTTTGGTTAA
- the gmk gene encoding guanylate kinase, giving the protein MMQVLFSKSGANTKECPSSGKLIVLTGPSGVGKGTLMRSLLQRHPELYYSVSATTRSPRSGEVDGKDYYFISRSKFEQLVAAGKFLEWAEFAGNYYGTPSEPVIDQICSGKLVVLEIELEGARQIRRSFPSALSIFILPPSFNELEKRIRSRGQDSQEAIARRLHRAQEEINAANEFDIQIVNDDFETALNSIEAVLFG; this is encoded by the coding sequence ATGATGCAAGTTTTATTCTCTAAGAGTGGTGCTAATACCAAAGAATGCCCTTCCTCTGGCAAGCTAATTGTCTTGACAGGGCCTAGTGGTGTAGGTAAAGGTACTTTAATGCGATCGCTTCTGCAGCGTCATCCAGAACTGTATTATTCTGTTTCTGCTACCACTCGTTCTCCTCGTTCGGGAGAAGTAGATGGCAAGGATTACTACTTTATTAGCCGCAGCAAATTTGAACAATTAGTAGCGGCTGGTAAATTTTTGGAATGGGCAGAATTCGCTGGTAACTATTACGGTACTCCCAGCGAACCAGTGATTGACCAAATTTGTTCTGGCAAATTGGTTGTTTTAGAAATTGAGCTAGAAGGTGCACGACAAATTCGTCGCTCCTTTCCTAGCGCTCTTAGTATATTTATTCTGCCGCCGTCTTTTAATGAATTAGAGAAACGGATACGCAGTCGGGGACAAGATTCACAAGAAGCGATCGCCCGCCGTTTACACCGTGCTCAAGAAGAAATCAATGCTGCCAATGAATTTGATATTCAAATCGTTAATGACGATTTTGAAACAGCTCTCAATTCTATAGAAGCAGTTTTGTTTGGTTAG
- the remA gene encoding extracellular matrix/biofilm regulator RemA: MDIQLINIGFGNIVSANRVVAIVSPESAPIKRIITDARDRGQLIDATYGRRTRAVIITDSSHVILSAIQPETVANRFVISRDHHVVDN, translated from the coding sequence ATGGACATTCAGTTAATCAACATCGGTTTCGGCAACATTGTTTCTGCTAACCGAGTAGTTGCCATTGTCAGTCCAGAGTCTGCCCCGATTAAGCGGATTATTACAGATGCACGAGATCGAGGCCAACTTATTGACGCAACTTACGGTCGCCGTACCAGGGCTGTAATTATTACTGATTCCAGCCATGTTATTCTTTCGGCGATTCAGCCAGAAACGGTAGCGAATCGGTTTGTAATTTCCCGCGATCATCATGTGGTAGATAATTAA
- a CDS encoding DUF3488 and DUF4129 domain-containing transglutaminase family protein, whose protein sequence is MSSLWRLPFGNKWRQTMSQSPLADVEDSITFRVLVLALVIMGVVATDIAAETKFTLWALPLSLVGGIWSYYRRCDRNISVKFCIAIGMLVALGAFLGRLVGESNDTRLALAELLIQLQVLHCFDMPRRKDLGYSIVIGLILLGVAASLSQTLAFAPILLLFLAIALPTLVLDYRSRLGLENLKTEHEHFQQRNSQKSGNSSFNFRFLILNFLIVVGLGLAIFAVLPRLPGYQLRMFPVSSAINVKGNFTGRSIINPGYVRQGKNQNQGNGGNGTENGNGGGKPGQVDDSFYYGFNSQMNQNLRGEMKPKVVMRVRSQVEGFWRVLAFDRYTGKGWEISRNEQVKRIKRSPWSYQIFLNLLTSIAKTKEVVQTYTVVSDLPNLIPAMAYPKEIYFPTPIIAVDPEDGLRAPVGLSEGMTYTVISQVPYRDRTLLGKASTKYPQSFKDYYLQIPSEIAEKVRKRTEEILANYNQQKVSQSNKSLDSTYEKVLYLAQYLKQNYQIPDNPLDLPYLAENEDLVEAFLFKHKGGYPDHFSTVLTVMLRSIGIPARLVAGFASGEFNAFTGMYVVRNTDAYAMTEVYFPKYGWFAFDPIPNHPLIPPSIEEIQTFSVLRQFWNWIAGWLPSPVTGLLNNIFRIIFTWISKVFYWFVSLFFKGWLGIFTGLILATIISFLGWLAWSLWRECFHRLALRKLPPMENLYQQMLLWANKKGLSKHPAQTPLEYAKVSYQHHSVETAEVIDDICQAYVSWRYGGYNPDLHRLRQRWQQVNSRSDK, encoded by the coding sequence ATGAGTTCGCTTTGGCGTCTACCTTTTGGTAATAAATGGCGGCAAACAATGTCGCAGTCGCCTTTGGCAGATGTTGAAGATTCAATTACCTTCAGGGTGCTAGTGCTAGCGTTGGTAATTATGGGTGTTGTGGCAACGGATATTGCCGCAGAGACTAAATTCACTTTGTGGGCATTACCCTTGAGTTTAGTGGGTGGAATTTGGAGCTATTACCGTCGCTGCGATCGCAATATTTCGGTCAAATTCTGCATTGCCATTGGAATGTTAGTGGCACTAGGTGCTTTTTTGGGGCGATTGGTGGGAGAATCAAATGATACGCGACTGGCTTTGGCAGAATTATTAATCCAACTGCAAGTACTGCACTGTTTTGATATGCCCCGTCGCAAAGACTTGGGTTATTCAATTGTGATCGGGCTAATTCTATTAGGGGTGGCAGCTTCGCTCAGTCAGACTTTAGCGTTTGCTCCCATACTGCTATTATTTTTAGCGATCGCCCTGCCGACTTTAGTGCTAGATTATCGTTCCCGGCTCGGTTTAGAGAATTTAAAGACTGAGCATGAACACTTCCAACAGAGGAATTCCCAAAAATCCGGGAATTCCTCTTTTAATTTTAGATTTCTAATTTTGAATTTTTTGATAGTTGTTGGACTCGGTTTAGCAATTTTTGCTGTTTTACCCCGCTTGCCTGGTTATCAGTTGCGGATGTTTCCAGTCAGTTCTGCGATTAACGTCAAAGGTAATTTTACAGGGCGTAGCATTATCAATCCCGGTTATGTGCGCCAAGGGAAAAATCAGAATCAAGGCAATGGTGGTAACGGCACAGAAAACGGCAATGGTGGTGGCAAACCGGGACAAGTAGATGATAGTTTTTATTACGGTTTTAATAGTCAGATGAACCAAAACCTGCGGGGTGAGATGAAACCCAAGGTAGTGATGCGGGTGCGATCGCAGGTAGAAGGTTTTTGGCGAGTACTAGCATTTGATCGTTACACAGGTAAGGGATGGGAGATTTCGCGCAATGAGCAAGTCAAACGCATCAAGCGATCACCTTGGAGTTATCAAATTTTTCTCAATCTACTAACCAGTATTGCTAAAACCAAAGAAGTAGTGCAAACTTATACGGTGGTGTCAGATTTGCCTAACTTGATTCCAGCAATGGCATATCCCAAAGAAATTTACTTTCCGACACCAATCATTGCAGTAGATCCAGAAGATGGGTTGCGAGCACCTGTAGGATTATCAGAAGGCATGACTTACACTGTCATTTCCCAAGTGCCGTACCGTGATCGGACTTTGCTAGGAAAAGCCTCGACTAAATATCCACAAAGTTTTAAAGATTACTATTTACAAATACCCTCAGAAATCGCCGAAAAAGTACGCAAACGTACAGAAGAAATATTAGCTAACTACAATCAACAAAAGGTAAGTCAGTCAAATAAATCGCTAGATTCTACCTATGAAAAGGTTCTTTATTTGGCTCAGTACTTAAAGCAAAACTATCAAATTCCAGACAATCCTTTAGACTTACCTTATTTAGCAGAAAACGAAGACTTAGTAGAAGCTTTTTTGTTTAAGCACAAAGGTGGTTATCCTGACCATTTTTCCACAGTGCTGACGGTGATGCTGCGTTCTATTGGTATTCCCGCTAGGTTAGTAGCCGGGTTTGCATCTGGAGAGTTTAACGCGTTTACCGGGATGTATGTCGTCCGCAACACCGATGCTTATGCAATGACAGAAGTGTATTTTCCTAAATACGGCTGGTTTGCTTTTGATCCTATTCCCAATCATCCTTTAATTCCTCCATCTATAGAAGAAATTCAGACTTTTAGTGTTTTGCGTCAATTTTGGAATTGGATTGCTGGGTGGTTACCATCTCCGGTAACAGGATTACTTAACAATATATTTAGGATAATATTCACCTGGATCAGCAAAGTTTTTTATTGGTTTGTATCACTATTCTTCAAAGGTTGGCTGGGAATTTTCACGGGTTTAATCTTGGCGACAATCATATCTTTTTTAGGTTGGCTGGCTTGGAGTCTGTGGCGAGAATGCTTCCATCGCCTTGCCTTGAGAAAATTACCGCCAATGGAAAACCTTTATCAACAAATGCTGTTGTGGGCAAATAAAAAAGGTTTAAGCAAGCATCCTGCACAAACACCGCTTGAGTATGCCAAAGTTTCATATCAACATCACTCAGTAGAAACAGCTGAGGTAATAGATGACATCTGCCAAGCCTACGTTAGCTGGCGTTATGGTGGTTATAACCCTGATTTGCACAGACTGCGACAAAGATGGCAACAAGTCAACTCGCGCAGCGACAAGTGA